TCCATGTCAGAGCTTAGacggcttgcctagcaagtgagaATCACCtgagaacagcagcaacaacagcagcaacaacaacagcagcaacaacaacagcaacaacaacagcagcaacaacaacaacagcaacagcaacaacagcagcaacaacagcagcagcaacaacagcagcaacaacaacagcaacagcaacaacagcagcagcaacaacaacaacagcaacaacagcagcaacaacagcaacagcaacaacagcagcagcaacaacagcaacagcagcaacaacaacaacaaaagcagcagcaacagcagcagcagcaacaacaacaacagcaacagcagcagcaacaacaaaagcaacagcagcagcaacaacaaaagcaacagcagcaggaacagcagcaacaacaacagcaacagcagcaacaacaacaacaacaacaacagcaacagcagcagaagcagcagcaacaacaacagcaacaacagcagcagcagcaacaacagcagcagcaacaacagcagcaacaacagcagcagcaacaacaacagcagcaacaacaacagcaacagcagcaacagcaacaacagcaacagcaacaacaacaacagcaacagcagcagaagcagcagcaacaacaacagcaacaacaacagcagcagcaacaacaacagcagcaacaacagcagcagcagcagcaacagcagcaacaacaacagcaacaacagcagaagcagcagcagcagcagcagcagcaacactaAGGTCATTCACACACTGAAGTCATTAACAAAGTTAGAGAACCTTCCTGAAAGATGCAGAGAAGTAGAATCCCCAAGGGTTACAGGTCACCCAGTCATCTCAAACAAGGAACACCCCAGAAATGAGCACTTAAGTACTTCCCCTTATCCAGTACCTCCTGAGCAAAAAGTTCCTTTAACTGAGTTGAGGGCACAGATTCTGCAAAGTTTAGTGGGTTTGGGTAAACACGTCTGAAAAGTGTGCTAGTCTTGCTTGTAAACTCTGGGAAGCCCACGTACCTGTAAAACTGTGATGACAAATGAGTGTAGAAACCTTGGTGGGCTGTGAAACGTCAGAGCACAATTTGCAAGGCCTTTCAGCTGCCTGTGTTGGAGAGAGCAGTGGTCTCCAGGCTCATGCAAATGAGTTCAGGGAGACTCACTGTCCGGTGGCTCCACCTGCAGCACTGCCCTACAAGCATCCTGGTCTGCTGGGGTCACATCCACTGTCTCAGGGGGATGGAGCAACGCACGTGTGCCGTGCTGCAAATAGAACACCTGCTAGGTGTGCGTCCTACTACTGCTCTCGCCTCTAGCAGATGCTTATGCTGGGTACTTAattaggaagaaacaaagaaacacaagcaGGGACTTGCTTACATCCCCTACCTTGACCACCATAAGGACACATAAATTTCAACTCTATCCAGTCGTAGCTTGGATTGATTTGTGAGACGTAGCATCTGGTTCTATTGCTAAAGGCAAGAGTCATTGTATAAACTGCATCCACTCAGCCCTTCTTGGAGACTGTGAGGTAAGAAAGAAGAGACACTAGCCATAAGGTGTGGGggtcaaggggaggccccaagttAACAAAGTCCTGAGTGAATGTGTGCTGTTGGCATAGACGTAGCCATGTTAAAGACTTTAGTTTTGAACACATGGGAAAATGGTGAAGCCTTTCCCCACCCTCCAGGATGAGGCTCAGAGGGATGGATGGCAAAACCTttctgtggtctctgtgtgtgcggATGTGGGTAGTGTGCACAGAAAATAGATTTACACTATAGTTTTCTCCCCCATATATTTATGGCCTGGAGACTGCCAAGCTTACAGAGACTACTCCTGCCCAGACCAACTAATCCTACCTCCAACTTTAAACTGTAAACCTGCCCCCTTGTCTACCTATATGCAGTGATCCCACCTCTCTGGGCAGCTGTATGCAATAACCCAGCCTCTCTGTTCAACTCATGTAATAAACTCTCTGAGCTTCCAGCGTGCTGCTGGGGCTTCTCCATCAGAGTCCAGTCCACCCCGAGCCAgcttctctgtgcctctctgtgtctctctgtgtctgtcttttctcCGTCCCCTCATCACCCCAGACAGGTCTGTCCCTGAAGTCATGCTGAGCACTGCAACAATGCCTGGTGCCCCATGTTTCCCCCTGTCAGAACTGTCTGTCAAACAGaccattgatttttaaatttgtatctcCACCATCTTTACAATCACCTGCGGCTATGACATAATCTTTCCTAGGCATAGTGAAGGGCCTGGAAAAGAAACGAAGGCAATCCCTGCAACTTGTCCATTGCTGGAAGGCCAGGGAGCTCCCTTGGCTGCAGGCCTGGGATGCACTGTATTCCGGGGAAGGAGAATGAGGGGACTGGGTATAAATGGACCTCTCATTGCCTTCTCCTGTGTATACTTCAGGAGATGAACTCGGGGTCTTGTGTGTACTGTGTGAGCCTTTACCAACGAGCTATGTAGCTGTGTGCgtccatgtgtgtttgtgcacatgcacatttgtgtgggtgcatgtgtgtgtgcacatgcacatttgtgtgggtgcatatgcacatgtgtgtgcatgtgcacatgttcgTGCAccgaatgtgtgcatgtatgtgtgcatgtgcgtgtgtgtgcgcatgtgcgtgtgtgtgtgtatgtgtgtgtgtgtgcatgtgtgtgtgtgtgtgtgtgtatttgtgtgtgtgtgctcccagCCCTCCTGCTATATCCTGGGCTTACAGGTCAGGGCTACCACACCCGGCTTATCAGCTTCTCTTTTTCCTTAGCACAGACCTCCGGGCTCACCCCTGCTCATCAAGTTTTCTCTTGGTTCCCCGAGCCTCCTGGACAAAGTGCATCTTCTGCAGACACACAAGATTTCCTTTTGGAATCTCATAACTTGGAGTCTGATTTCCATACAAAATCTGCTCTGATGTCCCGTGTACAGTTCAGTAAGTCCTGACAGACATATTCATCCGTGGAACTTTTACCGCAGAATCAGGGTATAGAGACTTCCGCCCATGCTCCTCtgatctctcctctcttctcttgtctCCAGCCCTGGCTGACAACTGACCTGTTCTGTGTTTTTGTAATCTTGCCACTGTTTTGGCCAAGAATTTCATACAAACAGAACCACAGCGTTACGAAGCCAGGATTCTTTTGCCTAGCCACAATCTTTTTTGCATGATTTATCTAAtgaaaagtttttgttttgttttgtttcgttgtttctttttctttcttcttttttttttctttttggctaagtagtattccattgtgtggccATAATGCAATTCCCATTCTTCAGATGAGAGGCAGCGGGGTTATTTCCCGCTATTTGATTAAGGCTGAgaacatgtctgtgtgtctctctgtgagcACGTGTTTTGAGTTCTCTGCTAAGCACCTACACTAGGATTTCTGCATCATGGACAAAGCGTACTTGACTTTCTAAGAGTCTTGCAAATGCTTTCCCAGGGTGACTGCACCATTGCTCAGCCTCTGCACCAGTGGTTGAACATTTCAGCCCTGCCATGTCCTCACAGACATGTGCTATTTCCATAGCTTAATTTTAGCCACTCTGTGGATTGCACAAGAATTTTTGGACTCCCTCAAAAAACAGGTTGGCCTTTGCTCCAGATGGCCCCTGTTCTGATTGTGTGGATTCATGCTGCTCCCTCAAGGGGGCAGCCTCCCGATGAGGTCCCTGCCTGCCCACCCCAGGCCAAACTGGTTCCCATCACTAATTTCTagtctatctctctttctctgacttctttcaACTCCAAGTttgaaaggcagaggaaggaagtgtTCACATGTTTGAGTCCTAATACCTAGCACAGAGCATAGAATTGCTTATTGACAAGACGAGGGTATGAATCAATCTTAAGACCTGACTGGTTTCTAGTTGATGAGGCTCAGTGTAGTCTTTCTTCAAGGGATAGATGGCGACatgattgttctctctctctctctctctctctctctctctctctctctctctcggaatCTTGGCTTGCATTTAGAAGAAAAACAGTAGCCATATTGCTACAGTGGCAGAACTGTAGAAGCCCAGGCTTTATCTCTCTGTCTGACAagacccttcctcccttcctcccttcctcccttcctcccttcctcccttcctcccttcctcccttcctcccttcctcccttcctccctttctccctccctccctccctctctcccttcctccctccctcccttcctcccttcctcccttcttccctccctcccttcctccctccctcccttcctcccttcttccctccctcccttcctcccttcctcccttcctcccttcctccctcccttcctcccttcctcccttccttcctccctcccttcctcccttcctcccttcctcccttcctccctcccttcctcccttcctcccttcctccctcccttcctcccttcctcccttcctcccttccttccttccttccttccttccttccttccttctttccttcctaagtACTCACTACATGTAAGGGATCTGGCTAGACTCTAAGGTCATGGGCAGAGCCCAGCAAAGGAGTGGTATTGGTGGAACAAGCGAAAGTATCTTAGAAAGCAGAGGTAACTTGAAGTGATCGGGCTCGAGTGGTGGAGAGACATGGGGGGATGATGTCTCGGTGATAAACTTGA
This genomic interval from Rattus norvegicus strain BN/NHsdMcwi chromosome 17, GRCr8, whole genome shotgun sequence contains the following:
- the LOC120097847 gene encoding uncharacterized protein DDB_G0292186-like; translated protein: MTTLNLLQSQERNEEVKKRESPENSSNNSSNNNSSNNNSNNNSSNNNNSNSNNSSNNSSSNNSSNNNSNSNNSSSNNNNSNNSSNNSNSNNSSSNNSNSSNNNNKSSSNSSSSNNNNSNSSSNNKSNSSSNNKSNSSRNSSNNNSNSSNNNNNNNSNSSRSSSNNNSNNSSSSNNSSSNNSSNNSSSNNNSSNNNSNSSNSNNSNSNNNNSNSSRSSSNNNSNNNSSSNNNSSNNSSSSSNSSNNNSNNSRSSSSSSSSNTKVIHTLKSLTKLENLPERCREVESPRVTGHPVISNKEHPRNEHLSTSPYPVPPEQKVPLTELRAQILQSLVGLGKHV